A genome region from Candidatus Zixiibacteriota bacterium includes the following:
- a CDS encoding DNA translocase FtsK 4TM domain-containing protein has product MGKDRLNREIWAVMIGAGALLITISLVTYHPGDPSLNTSASAFETRNRVGFIGAYLADLLLQGFGFASYLLPVFLCVLAVEVFRSGVRGIPPVKAAGLGMFLLSVAVLLDIFRESEIAREAGGIVGGFLDQSVLVPLFGRTSATLISLTALVLSLMLFTQSSILEIASSTAKRAVILRKAVVSVVGRRIRELRERRESRRGGNARRQRRDYTPPPILLRQEVEEEPAKKPGKKPAPPPEQFQLPAVGEGYKLPPPDLLDPPGGEQLKIDTETLQANSIILQRKLADFGVDGEVVAVRPGPVITMYEFKPAPGVKVRRIVTLADDLAMALRAVSVRILAPIPGESVVGIEIPNPRRETVFLREIIESAAYRTADSGLTLALGKDIGGAAFVTDLARMPHLLVAGATGTGKSVSINAMVLSILFRCTPQDVQFIMIDPKMLELTVYEGIPHLLVPVVTDPKKAAAALFWAMDEMDRRYRLMREKGARNIDNYNRTLEKEGAAKKPVVELTDAQAAEGSNEAAAKPEGEAPLVHERLPRIVIVIDELADLMMTVGRDIEEYITRLAQKARAAGIHLILATQRPSVDVITGLIKANFPARISFQVTSRVDSRTILDSMGAEKLLGNGDLLFLPPGTARLIRVHGAFVSDQEVRKVMKFIREQGRPRYRPEVLEMKKEAEVAAGADEYDEMYDQAVAIVTETQQASISMLQRRLRVGYNRAARMIEQMERDGVVGPADGAKPREVYARKIEG; this is encoded by the coding sequence ATGGGGAAAGATCGGCTCAATCGCGAGATCTGGGCGGTCATGATCGGCGCGGGCGCGCTCCTGATCACGATCAGCCTGGTCACCTACCATCCCGGGGATCCGTCCCTCAATACCTCGGCGAGCGCCTTCGAAACGCGCAACCGTGTCGGCTTTATCGGCGCTTACCTGGCCGACCTGCTGCTGCAGGGCTTCGGTTTCGCCTCCTATCTTCTGCCCGTCTTCCTGTGCGTTCTCGCCGTCGAGGTCTTTCGCTCCGGAGTCCGGGGAATTCCCCCGGTCAAAGCGGCGGGGCTCGGCATGTTTCTGCTGAGCGTCGCGGTCCTGCTCGATATCTTCCGCGAATCCGAAATCGCCCGCGAGGCCGGCGGAATCGTCGGCGGATTTCTCGACCAGAGCGTCCTTGTGCCCCTCTTCGGCCGGACGAGCGCGACCCTGATCAGTCTCACCGCCCTGGTGCTCTCGCTGATGCTTTTCACGCAAAGCTCCATCCTGGAGATCGCTTCGAGCACGGCCAAAAGAGCGGTCATCCTCCGCAAGGCGGTGGTTTCCGTCGTCGGCCGGCGGATCCGTGAACTTCGCGAGCGGCGGGAAAGCCGCCGGGGCGGGAACGCGCGCCGCCAAAGGCGCGACTATACGCCTCCTCCGATTCTTCTCAGGCAGGAGGTCGAAGAGGAGCCGGCCAAGAAACCGGGCAAAAAGCCGGCGCCCCCCCCGGAGCAGTTCCAGCTCCCCGCGGTCGGTGAAGGCTACAAGCTCCCCCCGCCGGACCTTCTCGATCCTCCCGGAGGAGAGCAGCTCAAGATCGACACCGAGACGCTGCAGGCCAACTCCATTATCCTGCAGAGGAAGCTCGCCGATTTCGGCGTCGACGGCGAAGTCGTCGCGGTGCGGCCTGGCCCGGTGATCACGATGTACGAATTCAAGCCCGCGCCGGGCGTCAAGGTCAGGCGCATCGTGACGCTCGCGGATGACCTGGCGATGGCGCTCCGGGCGGTGAGCGTACGCATTCTTGCTCCGATCCCGGGAGAATCCGTGGTTGGCATCGAGATCCCGAATCCGAGGCGCGAGACGGTGTTCCTGCGGGAAATCATCGAAAGCGCCGCCTACCGGACGGCCGACTCCGGGCTCACCCTCGCCCTCGGCAAGGATATCGGCGGCGCCGCCTTCGTGACCGACCTCGCCAGGATGCCTCACCTGCTGGTCGCGGGTGCCACGGGTACGGGGAAGTCCGTTTCCATCAATGCAATGGTGCTGAGCATTCTCTTTCGCTGCACTCCCCAGGACGTCCAGTTCATCATGATCGACCCGAAAATGCTCGAGCTCACGGTCTACGAGGGAATCCCGCACCTCCTGGTTCCCGTCGTCACCGATCCCAAAAAGGCCGCGGCGGCGCTCTTCTGGGCAATGGACGAGATGGACCGGCGCTACCGGCTGATGCGGGAAAAGGGCGCGCGCAACATCGACAATTACAACAGAACGCTCGAAAAGGAAGGCGCCGCGAAAAAGCCTGTCGTCGAGCTGACCGATGCGCAGGCGGCCGAGGGCTCAAACGAGGCTGCCGCCAAGCCCGAGGGCGAGGCGCCTCTCGTCCACGAACGGCTGCCGCGGATCGTGATCGTCATCGACGAGCTGGCGGACCTGATGATGACCGTGGGGCGCGACATCGAGGAATACATTACCCGCCTGGCGCAGAAGGCGCGCGCCGCCGGCATCCATCTCATCCTCGCAACGCAGCGCCCCTCGGTCGACGTGATCACGGGGCTGATCAAGGCCAATTTCCCCGCTCGCATCTCGTTTCAGGTGACTTCCCGGGTCGATTCGCGCACGATTCTGGATTCGATGGGGGCGGAAAAGCTGTTGGGGAACGGGGACCTGCTCTTCTTGCCGCCGGGAACCGCACGGCTGATCCGGGTCCATGGAGCCTTTGTCTCCGATCAGGAGGTGCGCAAGGTCATGAAGTTCATCCGGGAACAGGGCCGACCGCGGTACCGCCCCGAGGTGCTCGAGATGAAGAAAGAAGCGGAAGTCGCGGCCGGTGCGGACGAGTACGACGAGATGTACGACCAGGCTGTGGCGATCGTCACGGAGACGCAGCAGGCCTCCATCTCGATGTTGCAGCGTCGGCTCAGGGTCGGTTACAACCGAGCGGCCCGCATGATAGAACAAATGGAGCGGGACGGCGTGGTCGGACCGGCGGACGGCGCCAAGCCGCGGGAGGTCTATGCCAGGAAAATCGAAGGATGA
- a CDS encoding ribonuclease J: protein MKDPLRIVPIGGLGEFGLNMMVLEYGGAAIAIDCGVMFPGADHLGIDLVIPDLSYLLERKGALKAMVLTHGHEDHIGAVPYVLRQLSVPVFATRLTLGLLGNRLKEHDLEDADLREIRAGEPWEVGPFRIEGIRVTHSLMDCLALAVETPVGTVIHTGDFKIDNTPMEGEAFDFQSLAARGQQGVLLLLSDSTNVERPGHTPSEREVGGTLETIFAQSRGKILVSTFASSIPRIQQVADLSERYGRRVVVSGRSMIRNSQIACDLGYLRPPREFLVEHERWQDLPADRVTLLTTGSQGEPLSALHRIALDDHKSIKIERGDTVILSSKFIPGNEKTIANVINHLYRRGAEVYYEKVSAVHVSGHASQEELKTMLQLTRPRYFVPVHGEYRHLVRHRRLAQEAGVPEQNCFILENGDVLEITPEEARRVEPVPVGRVFVDGRGVGDVGDVVIRDRRHLSEDGVVIAIMAVHQQSGEIVAGPDLISRGFVREEESAEILDQARKAVLEAINEMNRETRQDPSELQEEVRKTLRRYFRKKLERRPVVLPYILEM from the coding sequence ATGAAAGACCCCCTGCGCATCGTCCCCATCGGCGGCCTCGGCGAGTTCGGCCTCAACATGATGGTGCTCGAGTACGGCGGCGCAGCCATCGCGATCGACTGCGGCGTCATGTTCCCGGGCGCGGATCATCTCGGCATCGATCTGGTGATTCCGGATCTCTCGTACCTCCTCGAGAGAAAAGGCGCCCTCAAAGCCATGGTGCTGACCCACGGCCACGAAGATCACATCGGCGCCGTGCCCTATGTCCTGCGCCAGCTTTCCGTGCCGGTTTTCGCCACCCGGCTCACCCTGGGCCTGCTCGGCAACAGGCTCAAAGAACACGACCTCGAGGACGCCGACCTCAGGGAGATCCGCGCCGGCGAGCCCTGGGAGGTGGGGCCGTTTCGGATCGAGGGGATTCGCGTCACCCACAGCCTGATGGACTGCCTGGCGCTCGCCGTCGAAACCCCGGTCGGAACGGTCATCCACACGGGCGACTTCAAGATCGACAACACGCCGATGGAGGGGGAGGCCTTCGACTTTCAAAGCCTGGCCGCCCGGGGCCAACAGGGGGTGCTCCTGCTCCTTTCGGACTCCACCAACGTCGAGCGTCCGGGCCATACCCCGTCGGAGCGAGAAGTCGGCGGAACGCTGGAGACGATCTTTGCCCAGAGCCGCGGCAAGATTCTCGTGTCGACTTTCGCCTCGAGCATTCCGCGAATCCAGCAGGTCGCCGACCTCTCCGAGCGCTACGGCCGGCGCGTGGTCGTCAGCGGCCGGAGCATGATCCGCAACAGCCAGATCGCCTGTGATCTGGGCTATCTGCGCCCGCCCCGCGAATTTCTCGTGGAACACGAGCGCTGGCAGGACCTGCCGGCCGATCGGGTTACGCTGCTCACCACCGGCAGCCAGGGTGAGCCGCTTTCCGCGCTCCATCGCATCGCCCTGGACGACCACAAATCGATCAAGATCGAGCGCGGGGACACGGTCATCCTGTCCTCGAAATTCATCCCCGGAAACGAGAAGACGATCGCAAACGTCATCAACCATCTTTACCGGCGCGGGGCCGAGGTCTACTACGAGAAGGTCTCCGCGGTCCACGTCTCGGGCCACGCGAGCCAGGAGGAGCTGAAAACGATGCTCCAGCTCACCCGGCCGCGCTACTTCGTGCCGGTTCACGGAGAGTACCGCCATCTGGTGCGCCACCGTCGTCTGGCACAGGAAGCGGGCGTGCCCGAGCAGAACTGCTTCATTCTCGAAAACGGCGACGTGCTGGAAATTACGCCCGAGGAGGCGCGCAGAGTCGAGCCCGTCCCCGTCGGCCGGGTTTTCGTCGACGGCCGAGGCGTGGGCGACGTCGGTGACGTGGTCATTCGCGACCGGCGCCACCTCTCCGAGGACGGGGTCGTGATCGCGATCATGGCCGTCCACCAGCAGTCCGGCGAGATCGTCGCCGGACCCGACCTGATCTCGCGCGGCTTCGTCCGCGAGGAAGAGAGCGCCGAAATCCTTGACCAGGCGAGAAAAGCGGTCCTGGAAGCGATCAACGAGATGAATCGCGAGACGCGGCAGGATCCCTCCGAGCTCCAGGAGGAGGTTCGAAAGACGCTGCGCCGTTATTTCCGAAAAAAGCTGGAGCGCCGGCCGGTTGTTCTGCCCTACATTCTGGAAATGTAG
- a CDS encoding D-2-hydroxyacid dehydrogenase has translation MTALVPRLVFLDAATYGDISLEPFRRWDCAVYMTTSPAELPSRLSGRSVAVTNKVPLDRQILQAPEALDLRLIAVAATGTDIIDRDAARARGIGVCNVPGYATRSVAQFTIALLLELATSVSRYAAAVRAGSWQRSPVFTLLDYPSSELHGRTLGIVGYGNIGKEVAGIARALGLRVVVAGRPDSPVASDRLPLARLLQESDFVSLHCPLTPQTRHLINRATLDLMKPTAFLINTARGGLIDEPALIEALRNGRLAGAAVDVISVEPPPPGHPMTEAAKELPNLIVTPHTAWSAREARQRLLDEVRENIEAFLAGRPRNLV, from the coding sequence ATGACGGCTCTCGTGCCGCGCCTGGTTTTTCTCGACGCCGCGACCTACGGCGACATTTCCCTGGAGCCGTTCCGGCGATGGGACTGCGCGGTTTACATGACCACGTCTCCGGCGGAGCTCCCGAGCCGGCTCTCGGGACGATCGGTCGCCGTAACGAACAAGGTGCCGCTCGACCGCCAGATTCTCCAGGCTCCCGAAGCCCTGGATCTCCGGCTGATTGCGGTGGCTGCCACCGGAACGGACATCATCGACCGCGATGCGGCTCGCGCCAGGGGAATCGGCGTCTGCAACGTCCCTGGCTACGCGACCCGTTCGGTCGCTCAGTTCACGATCGCCCTCTTGCTCGAGTTGGCGACCTCGGTCAGCCGCTACGCCGCCGCGGTTCGCGCTGGCAGCTGGCAGCGAAGCCCCGTCTTCACGCTGCTCGACTATCCGTCGAGCGAGCTTCACGGAAGGACCCTCGGGATCGTCGGCTACGGAAACATCGGCAAAGAGGTCGCCGGGATCGCCCGGGCGCTGGGCCTGCGCGTGGTCGTCGCCGGCCGTCCCGATTCGCCGGTCGCAAGCGACCGCCTCCCCCTCGCCCGTCTGCTCCAGGAATCCGACTTCGTGAGCCTGCATTGTCCGCTCACCCCGCAAACGCGACATCTGATCAACCGCGCGACCCTCGACCTCATGAAGCCGACCGCCTTCCTGATCAACACCGCGCGCGGCGGGCTGATCGACGAGCCGGCGCTGATCGAGGCGCTCCGCAACGGACGCCTGGCCGGCGCTGCGGTCGACGTCATTTCCGTCGAGCCCCCGCCGCCCGGACATCCGATGACCGAAGCGGCGAAGGAGCTGCCGAACCTGATCGTCACCCCGCATACGGCCTGGAGCGCGCGCGAGGCGCGGCAGAGATTGCTGGACGAGGTTCGGGAAAATATCGAGGCTTTCCTTGCCGGACGGCCGAGAAATCTCGTCTGA
- a CDS encoding TraR/DksA C4-type zinc finger protein, giving the protein MPKTDPEKEKKMRRDFLKEAEETLLETKKQLLKEIQSRVRGESEGVKDEGRDTYDLASDERDREINFILNDREREKLRAIDEALERIKDKTYGICESCEGEIQLGRLKVLPFTRLCVKCQEENEKETKRQKTLEDERGYRRLIITDFEEEGS; this is encoded by the coding sequence ATGCCTAAGACCGATCCGGAAAAAGAAAAGAAAATGCGCCGGGATTTCCTGAAGGAGGCGGAGGAAACGCTCCTGGAGACCAAAAAACAGCTCCTCAAGGAAATCCAGAGCCGCGTCCGGGGTGAGAGCGAAGGCGTCAAGGACGAGGGGCGTGATACCTATGACCTGGCCAGCGACGAGCGGGACCGGGAAATCAACTTTATCCTCAACGACCGGGAACGGGAAAAGTTGCGTGCCATCGACGAGGCCCTCGAGCGGATCAAGGACAAGACCTACGGCATCTGCGAGAGCTGCGAGGGCGAGATCCAGCTCGGACGCCTGAAGGTCCTGCCGTTCACCCGCCTCTGCGTGAAGTGTCAGGAGGAGAACGAAAAGGAGACCAAGCGGCAGAAGACGCTCGAAGACGAGCGGGGCTACCGCCGGCTGATCATCACGGACTTCGAAGAGGAAGGTTCCTGA
- a CDS encoding outer membrane lipoprotein carrier protein LolA: MPGKSKDEARSRLAVWPAALLLVARAALAGGAESGAAAAIADTLQKSYEATPDFVAGFLQETEVKTLNRSLKARGRVSFKRPGKMLWLYQEPQGQFVLADGDHLYFYQPEQNQVIKTPLKSAFRSDIPLSFLLGIGNLKRDFTVTLKATEESQHVLRLQPKGEARGFSEILLGVNRAATEILWASIRDAAGNLTTVRFSDIRKGVGVKDSLFRFQIPAGADLVELGHGSQ; the protein is encoded by the coding sequence ATGCCAGGAAAATCGAAGGATGAGGCTCGAAGCCGTCTTGCGGTCTGGCCGGCGGCGCTCCTTCTCGTCGCCAGAGCCGCGCTTGCGGGCGGCGCCGAGTCGGGGGCGGCGGCAGCGATCGCCGATACGCTGCAGAAAAGCTATGAAGCGACCCCCGATTTCGTGGCGGGCTTTCTCCAGGAAACCGAGGTCAAGACGCTCAACCGCAGCCTCAAGGCCCGAGGGCGGGTGTCCTTCAAACGACCCGGAAAGATGCTCTGGCTCTACCAGGAGCCGCAGGGTCAGTTCGTCCTCGCCGACGGGGACCATCTCTATTTCTATCAGCCTGAGCAGAACCAGGTGATCAAAACCCCCTTGAAAAGCGCCTTTCGATCCGACATCCCCCTTTCCTTCCTGCTGGGGATCGGGAACCTGAAAAGAGACTTCACCGTAACGCTCAAGGCAACCGAAGAGTCCCAGCACGTGCTGCGTCTGCAACCCAAGGGGGAAGCTCGGGGATTCAGCGAGATCCTCCTCGGGGTCAACCGCGCCGCAACCGAGATTCTCTGGGCCAGCATCCGTGATGCAGCCGGTAACTTAACGACCGTCCGGTTCTCGGATATACGAAAGGGGGTCGGGGTGAAGGACTCGCTTTTCCGCTTCCAGATCCCGGCCGGCGCCGACCTCGTCGAGCTTGGCCATGGGTCCCAGTAG
- a CDS encoding sensor histidine kinase yields the protein MTPQDHWLLQKEKGLAWLRVAFAVVAMAVVQINPLRIARFPLLSYLSLSGFLLYSVAILYLVRRENPDSRKIGFVTTCLDLVWVSLIVFSTGAARTPFFVYYQFPVITASSRYGIKGGLSAAFAGIILYGYVRFGFAWESPLEVDIYIVRTTYLVVLAYMFGFISEFENKQNQRLLALSKTAAEVATLEERRRIMRELHDGLLQTLATQILRLEGCRRQYLTAPGELDQELRALEDDTRNAMKEIREFLAGKEIRAFPPGMMLEKLREDLKFMNSALGLRVLLETEPENLSVPEAVEQDLYFVLREALMNVTRHSQASRTEIILKQGGEALEGSLSDDGVGFVSNGGTPPAGPGLGLITMKERMEKNGGKLLVESSPGKGTRISFVLPLRAKVEAA from the coding sequence ATGACTCCCCAGGACCACTGGCTGCTGCAGAAGGAAAAAGGGCTGGCGTGGTTGAGGGTCGCCTTTGCCGTCGTGGCGATGGCGGTCGTGCAGATCAACCCGCTGAGGATCGCGCGCTTTCCGTTACTCTCCTACCTGTCCCTGAGCGGGTTTCTCCTCTACAGCGTCGCCATCCTCTATCTGGTGCGACGCGAGAACCCGGATTCGCGGAAGATCGGGTTCGTGACCACCTGCCTCGACCTGGTCTGGGTTTCTCTGATTGTTTTCTCGACGGGCGCCGCGCGCACGCCGTTTTTCGTCTACTATCAGTTCCCGGTCATCACGGCGAGCTCGCGTTACGGCATCAAAGGCGGGCTGAGCGCCGCATTCGCCGGCATCATCCTCTACGGCTACGTGCGCTTCGGGTTCGCCTGGGAAAGCCCCCTGGAGGTCGACATCTACATCGTTCGGACCACCTACCTCGTAGTGCTGGCCTACATGTTCGGATTCATCAGCGAGTTCGAGAACAAACAAAACCAGCGTCTCCTCGCCCTTTCGAAGACCGCCGCCGAGGTCGCAACCCTGGAGGAGCGCCGCCGGATCATGCGGGAGCTCCACGACGGCCTGCTTCAGACGCTCGCCACCCAGATTCTTCGGCTGGAGGGATGCCGTCGGCAGTATCTGACCGCCCCCGGGGAGCTGGACCAGGAGCTTCGCGCTCTCGAGGACGATACCAGAAACGCGATGAAGGAAATCCGTGAGTTCCTCGCTGGAAAGGAAATCCGGGCTTTTCCTCCCGGTATGATGCTGGAAAAATTGCGCGAGGACCTCAAGTTCATGAACAGCGCGCTCGGCCTGCGCGTCCTCCTGGAGACCGAGCCCGAGAACCTGAGCGTCCCGGAAGCCGTCGAGCAGGACCTCTACTTCGTGCTGCGCGAGGCGCTCATGAACGTCACTCGCCACTCCCAGGCTTCCCGGACGGAGATCATCCTGAAACAGGGCGGCGAGGCGCTGGAAGGAAGCTTGAGCGACGACGGGGTGGGCTTTGTGAGCAACGGCGGGACGCCTCCGGCCGGCCCGGGGCTAGGTCTCATTACGATGAAGGAGAGAATGGAGAAAAACGGGGGAAAACTCCTGGTCGAGTCTTCCCCCGGGAAGGGAACGAGGATCTCGTTTGTGCTGCCGCTTAGGGCTAAAGTTGAGGCAGCCTAG
- a CDS encoding lysophospholipid acyltransferase family protein produces MIYVLKLALIAAVTVLAALLTMAIGMLDPHGKRAYRIGRFWTWFILKVTGVSVQVRGLDRIDPARGYIFIANHQSNIDIPVLVQSLPGFQLRWIAKKELLRVPFFGWALRASKHITIDRANRTEAARSLAEAEEKLRAGISIVVFPEGTRSRTGALLPFKRGGFVLAVQTGTPIVPVTINGTGALLPAGAWRVRPGPVEVVIGEPVSAKRRVGAIRSLMAEVRAEIEKNLRPPPDKEVSAVPRRHPMEPLAGSSVRKAR; encoded by the coding sequence ATGATTTACGTCCTCAAGCTCGCCCTGATCGCGGCCGTGACCGTTCTGGCCGCGCTGCTGACGATGGCCATCGGCATGCTGGATCCTCACGGAAAGCGAGCGTACCGCATCGGACGGTTCTGGACGTGGTTCATCCTCAAGGTTACAGGAGTCTCGGTTCAGGTGCGCGGCCTGGACCGTATTGATCCGGCGCGAGGCTACATCTTCATCGCCAACCACCAGAGCAATATCGACATTCCGGTGCTGGTCCAGAGCCTGCCGGGGTTCCAGCTTCGCTGGATCGCCAAAAAAGAGTTGCTCCGGGTGCCGTTCTTCGGCTGGGCCCTGCGGGCGTCGAAACACATCACGATCGATCGCGCGAACCGGACCGAGGCCGCGAGAAGCCTGGCTGAAGCCGAAGAGAAATTGCGTGCCGGCATTTCGATCGTGGTTTTTCCCGAGGGAACCCGTAGCCGCACCGGAGCGTTGCTGCCGTTCAAGCGCGGAGGATTCGTGCTCGCGGTTCAGACCGGCACCCCGATCGTGCCCGTGACGATCAACGGCACCGGCGCCCTTCTGCCCGCAGGCGCGTGGCGCGTGCGGCCGGGCCCGGTGGAGGTGGTGATCGGCGAGCCGGTGTCGGCGAAGCGGCGCGTCGGAGCCATCCGGAGCCTGATGGCCGAAGTCCGGGCCGAAATCGAAAAAAACCTCCGCCCGCCTCCCGACAAGGAGGTGTCGGCGGTGCCGCGGCGCCACCCGATGGAGCCGCTGGCGGGAAGCAGCGTTCGAAAAGCTCGATGA
- a CDS encoding response regulator transcription factor encodes MVPIKVVLADDHTLFREGIRRLLALEKDILVVGEASRGDEVAKVVERTKPDVLLLDLKMPKGDVVQTLLEVKDKHPATKVLILTAFSEDENILNAAKGGARGYVLKGIDFTTLLQAIKTVHGGGLWVDKEMPAADAFEEIAQGQLHSVQAAGESPVIQSLTRRELEILKLVAEGLTNEEIGKRIFISEKTVKTHLTNIFDKLKVNNRFKAALMIMGHGAHQEPAIGRTRG; translated from the coding sequence ATGGTACCGATCAAAGTCGTACTCGCCGACGACCACACGCTCTTCAGGGAAGGAATCCGCCGTCTGCTCGCCCTCGAGAAGGATATCCTCGTGGTCGGGGAAGCTTCGCGGGGAGACGAGGTGGCGAAGGTGGTGGAACGCACCAAGCCGGACGTCTTGCTGCTGGATCTCAAGATGCCCAAGGGCGACGTGGTGCAAACGTTGCTGGAGGTGAAGGACAAGCACCCCGCGACCAAGGTCTTGATCCTGACAGCTTTTTCGGAGGATGAAAACATCCTCAACGCTGCGAAAGGGGGCGCGCGCGGGTACGTTCTCAAGGGAATCGACTTCACCACGCTGCTCCAGGCGATCAAAACCGTGCACGGCGGCGGCCTCTGGGTCGACAAGGAAATGCCCGCGGCGGACGCCTTCGAGGAGATCGCGCAGGGGCAGCTCCACAGCGTCCAGGCCGCCGGCGAAAGCCCCGTCATTCAGAGCCTGACGCGCCGCGAGCTGGAGATCCTCAAGCTGGTCGCCGAAGGGCTGACGAACGAGGAAATCGGGAAGAGAATCTTCATCAGCGAAAAAACGGTCAAGACTCACCTCACCAACATCTTCGACAAGCTCAAGGTCAACAACCGCTTCAAGGCCGCTCTCATGATCATGGGACACGGAGCGCATCAGGAGCCCGCGATCGGGCGCACGCGGGGCTAG
- a CDS encoding single-stranded DNA-binding protein — protein sequence MSVNKVILIGNLGKDPEVRFTNNGRAVARFPIATSEVWMDADGTRQERTEWHNIVVWGKQGETCGQYLAKGRQVFVEGSIRTRSYDDKNGNKRYITEIVAQRIRFLGGGGGTRVAPEAESAGDDMAGAAQPPIDDDIPF from the coding sequence ATGTCGGTGAACAAGGTCATTCTGATCGGCAACCTCGGCAAGGATCCGGAGGTGCGTTTTACCAACAACGGCCGGGCGGTGGCGCGATTTCCAATCGCCACCTCCGAAGTATGGATGGATGCCGACGGGACCCGGCAGGAACGGACCGAGTGGCACAACATCGTCGTATGGGGAAAACAGGGCGAGACCTGTGGCCAGTACCTCGCCAAGGGGCGGCAGGTGTTCGTCGAAGGCAGCATTCGGACGCGGAGCTACGACGACAAGAACGGCAACAAACGATACATCACGGAAATCGTCGCGCAGCGCATCCGCTTCCTCGGAGGCGGCGGCGGGACGCGCGTCGCGCCGGAAGCGGAGTCTGCAGGCGACGACATGGCCGGAGCCGCGCAGCCGCCCATCGACGACGACATTCCTTTCTGA
- the rimO gene encoding 30S ribosomal protein S12 methylthiotransferase RimO — MGPSRRSINIVSLGCARNLVDSEVMAGLLQRDGYAVVDDPAEADIVLVNTCGFIGEAKVESIDTIIELGRLKKTGRLRKLIVAGCLSQRYPEELARELPEVDLFIGTGEVPRIGEILRAHESGRARRQWIGVPSYLYDDATPRLRSSPSHTAFVKVSEGCDHKCAFCIIPQLRGPHRSRSIDSVVRETARLVEGGVREINLIAQDLTAYGRDRRDGTTLAGLLEALVRIPGEFWIRLLYAYPNFLDDRLLALMRSEEKICRYLDIPLQHASARILRAMRRGKSGSAVRETVARLRNAVPGLTLRTSVIVGFPGETEEDFEELLAFVEETEFERLGVFRYSDEEGTAAALLPDKIDEQEIERRWQEVMELQAAISRKKNEALIGTIQRVMIDGIDSESGEITGRTQAHAPEVDGVVLLRAFEASKPPRPGEIADVRITGASEYDLMGETIHA; from the coding sequence ATGGGTCCCAGTAGGAGATCGATCAACATCGTAAGCCTGGGCTGCGCCCGCAACCTCGTTGATTCCGAGGTAATGGCGGGTTTGCTCCAGCGGGACGGCTACGCCGTGGTCGACGACCCCGCGGAGGCCGACATCGTCCTGGTCAACACCTGCGGGTTCATCGGTGAGGCCAAGGTCGAATCGATCGACACGATCATAGAGCTCGGCCGGCTCAAGAAAACGGGAAGGCTCCGGAAACTGATCGTCGCGGGGTGCCTCTCGCAGCGCTATCCGGAAGAGCTCGCGCGCGAGCTCCCCGAGGTCGATCTTTTCATCGGAACCGGAGAGGTTCCGCGCATCGGCGAAATCCTGCGGGCGCACGAATCGGGCCGCGCCCGCCGCCAGTGGATAGGCGTCCCCAGTTACCTCTACGACGACGCGACCCCCCGCCTGCGCAGCTCTCCGAGCCACACTGCTTTCGTCAAGGTCTCCGAGGGATGCGATCACAAGTGCGCTTTTTGCATCATACCGCAACTCCGCGGCCCGCATCGCAGCCGGAGCATCGACTCGGTGGTGAGGGAGACGGCCCGGCTGGTGGAGGGCGGGGTCCGGGAAATCAACCTGATCGCCCAGGATCTGACCGCGTACGGGCGGGACCGCCGGGACGGAACGACCCTTGCCGGCCTCCTGGAGGCGCTCGTAAGGATTCCAGGCGAGTTCTGGATCCGCCTTCTCTACGCTTATCCCAATTTCCTCGACGATCGCCTCCTCGCGCTCATGCGGAGCGAAGAAAAGATCTGCAGGTACCTCGACATCCCGCTGCAACACGCGAGCGCCCGGATTCTCCGGGCGATGCGCCGCGGAAAGAGCGGCAGCGCCGTACGGGAAACGGTGGCCCGGCTGAGAAACGCCGTGCCGGGGCTCACCCTGCGGACCTCCGTCATCGTGGGGTTTCCCGGGGAGACCGAGGAGGACTTCGAGGAGCTGCTGGCGTTCGTCGAGGAAACGGAGTTCGAGCGCCTGGGCGTCTTCAGGTACTCCGACGAGGAGGGCACGGCGGCAGCCCTCCTGCCCGACAAGATCGATGAGCAGGAAATCGAGCGGCGCTGGCAGGAGGTGATGGAGCTTCAAGCCGCCATCTCGAGAAAGAAGAACGAGGCCTTGATTGGCACTATCCAGCGGGTTATGATTGACGGCATTGATTCCGAGTCCGGCGAGATTACCGGACGCACGCAAGCCCATGCTCCGGAAGTGGACGGCGTAGTCCTCTTACGAGCCTTCGAGGCAAGCAAGCCGCCCAGGCCCGGGGAAATCGCGGACGTCAGAATAACGGGCGCCTCCGAGTACGATTTGATGGGTGAAACAATCCATGCCTAA